A section of the Pseudomonas lini genome encodes:
- a CDS encoding SCO family protein, giving the protein MTRTQKTVFILVALIALILGLTINKVLSGKNQGDPTALIDAGIILLPQSRNLPDVKMTDQDGKPVAVNELKGKWSVLFFGYTFCPDICPTTLAQLRQIKSELPADAVDKLQVVLVSVDPNRDTPKQLKQYLGYFDPQFIGLTASSVEDLQKLANAVSIPFIPADTSKPNYTVDHSGNLAVIGPDGTQRGFIRAPLNNQKLVAQLPVMLKRE; this is encoded by the coding sequence ATGACTCGAACCCAGAAAACCGTCTTCATTCTCGTCGCCCTGATCGCGCTGATCCTGGGCCTCACCATCAATAAAGTACTGAGCGGAAAAAACCAGGGCGACCCGACGGCACTGATTGATGCGGGGATCATCCTGTTGCCCCAAAGCCGTAACCTGCCGGACGTGAAGATGACCGATCAGGACGGTAAGCCGGTGGCGGTCAACGAGCTGAAAGGCAAATGGAGTGTGTTGTTCTTCGGCTACACCTTCTGCCCGGACATCTGCCCGACCACCCTCGCCCAGCTGCGGCAGATCAAGAGCGAACTGCCGGCGGATGCTGTGGACAAGTTGCAGGTCGTTTTGGTCAGCGTCGACCCGAACCGCGACACGCCCAAGCAACTCAAGCAATACTTGGGCTACTTCGATCCACAGTTCATCGGGCTGACGGCATCCTCGGTCGAAGACCTTCAGAAACTGGCCAATGCGGTGAGTATTCCGTTTATTCCGGCGGACACCAGCAAGCCTAATTACACCGTCGACCACAGCGGTAACCTCGCAGTGATCGGCCCGGACGGGACTCAACGCGGGTTCATTCGTGCACCGTTGAACAACCAGAAACTGGTGGCGCAGTTGCCGGTGATGCTCAAGCGCGAGTAA
- a CDS encoding MetQ/NlpA family ABC transporter substrate-binding protein has translation MKKLLVAFAAVAAFSAHAADTLTVAASPVPHAEILEFVKPALAKEGVDLKVKVFTDYIQPNVQVAEKRLDANFFQHQPYLDEFNKAKGTNLVSVAGVHLEPLGAYSSKYKTLTELPGGANVVIPNDATNGGRALLLLAKAGLIKLKDSNNILSTVKDITENTKDLKFRELEAATIPRVLTQVDLALINTNYALEAKLDPSKDALVIEGSDSPYVNILVARPDDKDSTAMQKLVAALHSPEVKAFILEKYKGAVLPAF, from the coding sequence ATGAAAAAACTACTCGTCGCGTTTGCTGCCGTTGCAGCCTTTTCTGCACACGCTGCCGACACCCTGACCGTCGCGGCCTCCCCGGTGCCTCACGCGGAAATCCTCGAGTTTGTTAAACCGGCCCTGGCCAAAGAAGGCGTGGACCTGAAGGTCAAAGTCTTCACCGACTACATCCAGCCGAACGTGCAGGTGGCCGAGAAGCGTCTGGACGCCAACTTCTTCCAGCACCAGCCGTACCTGGATGAGTTCAACAAGGCCAAGGGCACCAACCTTGTCAGCGTTGCAGGCGTGCACCTGGAGCCGCTGGGCGCTTACTCCAGCAAGTACAAAACGCTGACCGAGCTGCCGGGCGGCGCCAACGTGGTGATCCCGAACGACGCCACCAACGGTGGTCGTGCGCTGTTGCTGCTGGCGAAGGCTGGCCTGATCAAGTTGAAGGATTCGAACAACATCCTGTCGACCGTGAAGGACATCACCGAGAACACCAAGGACCTGAAATTCCGCGAACTGGAAGCCGCGACCATCCCACGCGTGCTGACTCAGGTCGACCTGGCGCTGATCAACACCAACTACGCGCTGGAAGCCAAGCTCGATCCGTCCAAGGATGCGCTGGTCATCGAAGGCAGCGACTCGCCGTACGTGAACATCCTCGTTGCCCGTCCGGACGACAAGGACAGCACAGCGATGCAGAAACTGGTTGCTGCCCTGCACAGCCCGGAAGTGAAAGCCTTCATTCTCGAGAAGTACAAAGGCGCGGTATTGCCGGCGTTCTGA
- a CDS encoding methionine ABC transporter permease, whose translation MEVLMSFFSNIDWYEIWLATGDTLLMLGGSLLFTVLLGLPLGVLLFLCSPRQLLEAKGVYAMLSLVVNILRSLPFIILLIVMIPFTVLITGTSLGVAGAIPPLVVGATPFFARLVETALREVDRGIIEATQAMGATTRQIIINALLPEARPGIFAAITVTAITLVSYTAMAGVVGAGGLGDLAIRFGYQRFQTDVMVVTVVLLLMLVQVLQTVGDKLVVHFSRK comes from the coding sequence ATGGAAGTCCTGATGAGTTTCTTTTCCAATATCGACTGGTACGAAATCTGGCTGGCCACCGGCGACACCCTGCTGATGCTCGGCGGTTCGCTGTTGTTCACCGTGCTTTTGGGATTGCCGCTGGGCGTGCTGTTGTTCCTGTGCAGCCCGCGCCAGTTGCTGGAAGCCAAAGGTGTCTACGCGATGCTGTCGCTGGTGGTGAACATTCTGCGTTCGCTGCCATTCATCATTTTGCTGATCGTGATGATTCCGTTCACTGTGTTGATCACGGGCACCTCCCTGGGTGTCGCCGGTGCGATTCCACCCTTGGTGGTGGGTGCCACGCCGTTCTTCGCGCGACTGGTGGAAACCGCCTTGCGTGAAGTGGATCGCGGCATCATCGAGGCGACCCAGGCCATGGGCGCGACGACACGTCAGATCATCATCAATGCCTTGCTGCCGGAAGCCCGCCCGGGCATCTTCGCGGCGATTACGGTGACAGCGATTACACTGGTGTCCTACACGGCAATGGCCGGTGTGGTCGGCGCTGGCGGCCTGGGCGACCTGGCGATCCGTTTCGGTTACCAGCGTTTCCAGACGGATGTGATGGTTGTGACGGTGGTGTTGCTGCTGATGCTGGTTCAAGTGCTGCAAACCGTTGGCGACAAATTGGTTGTCCACTTCTCACGTAAATAA